A region from the Deltaproteobacteria bacterium genome encodes:
- the rfbB gene encoding dTDP-glucose 4,6-dehydratase — MKLMVAGGAGFIGSNFIRYILGAHEDWRVVNVDKLTYAGNPANLKELEDDERYRFYREDICNAARIGEILSVEKPDAMVNFAAETHVDRSIDDPSLFLKTNVLGTQTLLEAARNGGIARYIQISTDEVYGSLGPQGKFTEESPLHPNSPYAASKTAADLLVRAWFKTYGFPAIVTRCSNNYGPYQFPEKLIPFFITLLRENRQVPVYGDGMNVRDWIHVDDHSRAIEAVLMRGRPGEVYNIGGGNERTNIEITKMLLSFLGKPESLMKFVPDRPGHDRRYAIDDTKARRELGVIPEVPFEEGVRETVRWYLENESWWRAVQSGEYLKFYDQWYSRRGRA, encoded by the coding sequence CTGAAGCTCATGGTCGCGGGAGGAGCCGGGTTCATCGGCTCCAACTTTATCCGGTACATACTCGGCGCGCACGAGGACTGGCGGGTCGTAAACGTCGACAAGCTCACCTACGCGGGGAATCCGGCAAATCTGAAAGAGCTGGAAGATGACGAGCGGTATCGATTTTACCGTGAGGATATCTGCAACGCTGCTCGCATCGGGGAGATCCTGTCGGTCGAAAAGCCCGATGCCATGGTCAACTTCGCAGCGGAAACGCATGTCGACCGCAGCATCGACGATCCGTCGCTGTTCCTGAAGACGAACGTTCTGGGAACACAGACCCTGCTGGAAGCCGCGCGCAATGGGGGGATCGCCCGCTATATCCAGATTTCCACCGATGAGGTCTACGGCTCGCTGGGACCGCAAGGGAAGTTCACGGAGGAATCGCCACTTCACCCGAACTCCCCGTACGCGGCCAGCAAGACGGCGGCGGATCTCCTCGTCCGCGCATGGTTCAAGACGTACGGTTTTCCCGCCATCGTGACGCGGTGCTCTAACAATTACGGGCCGTATCAATTCCCCGAGAAACTGATCCCGTTTTTCATCACGCTGCTTCGGGAGAACAGGCAGGTGCCGGTGTACGGAGACGGCATGAACGTCCGCGACTGGATCCACGTGGACGACCACTCCCGCGCCATCGAGGCTGTGCTCATGCGCGGACGTCCCGGGGAGGTCTACAATATTGGCGGCGGCAACGAGCGGACGAACATCGAGATCACGAAGATGCTCCTTTCATTTTTAGGAAAGCCCGAGTCGCTCATGAAGTTCGTGCCGGACCGGCCCGGCCACGACCGCCGGTACGCGATAGACGACACGAAGGCGCGCCGGGAGCTGGGAGTTATCCCTGAAGTACCGTTCGAGGAAGGAGTGCGGGAAACCGTTCGCTGGTACCTGGAGAACGAGTCCTGGTGGCGCGCCGTGCAGTCCGGCGAATACTTGAAGTTCTACGACCAGTGGTACTCCCGCCGGGGCCGCGCCTGA
- a CDS encoding cytochrome C yields MYPVWEVPSLSAGVLLGLIAAFHMLPSHLSTSAMWFNIYVETKAYRENRPELLEFIRKYTLMILVFAYVLGSLSGVGIWYAATVANPRGISGLIHNYVWGWATEWVFFIIEVVGIFTYYYTFGKVDRKTHLKIGWIFAIGSWTTMIIIVGILAFMASPGKWPATGNFFDGFFNQTYWPQLLMRTSLMFAIAATYAIAVATKLSDDAAKSFIIRTASKWGIGGLVLGSVFTLLYIKTLPAAAGNVLGMASFLLPGLKTGMLVSLGLLILYFVYANFKPLTLRLIPAILAIAVLFGGIWSIERTREMIRKPYVIQQYMYSNQLIGHDFPAKQVVAETKAISEKGILKVSPYVPDGLREVTEGNKLEAGKLTALILCSSCHTLDESGIRPMPQMIRRMEFKPHAEAATEIGEIAGFIDTLGDYQYMPPFAGSAAEKEALAAYLYTISRIK; encoded by the coding sequence ATGTATCCGGTGTGGGAAGTGCCCAGCCTGAGCGCGGGGGTCCTGTTGGGCCTTATCGCGGCGTTTCACATGCTGCCGTCGCACCTGTCGACGAGCGCGATGTGGTTCAACATCTACGTGGAAACGAAAGCGTACCGGGAAAATCGGCCCGAGCTCCTGGAATTCATTCGAAAATACACCTTAATGATACTTGTTTTTGCTTACGTCCTCGGCTCGCTGAGCGGCGTCGGCATCTGGTACGCGGCGACCGTCGCGAACCCCAGAGGGATATCCGGACTGATCCACAATTACGTGTGGGGATGGGCGACAGAATGGGTCTTCTTCATCATAGAGGTCGTCGGCATCTTCACCTATTACTACACGTTCGGCAAGGTGGACCGGAAGACCCACCTCAAGATCGGCTGGATCTTCGCGATCGGCTCATGGACGACGATGATCATCATAGTCGGCATCCTGGCCTTCATGGCCTCGCCGGGGAAATGGCCCGCGACGGGAAATTTCTTCGACGGTTTCTTCAACCAGACGTACTGGCCCCAGCTTCTGATGAGGACCTCCCTGATGTTCGCCATCGCCGCGACTTACGCTATCGCGGTTGCGACCAAACTTTCCGATGATGCCGCAAAGTCCTTCATCATCAGGACGGCGTCAAAGTGGGGCATCGGCGGGCTGGTCCTGGGGAGCGTCTTCACGCTGCTATATATAAAAACCCTTCCCGCCGCCGCCGGAAACGTTCTGGGCATGGCGTCGTTCCTGCTGCCGGGCCTGAAAACGGGGATGCTCGTTTCGCTCGGATTGCTGATCCTTTATTTCGTCTACGCGAATTTCAAGCCCCTTACGCTCAGGCTGATCCCCGCGATCCTCGCCATCGCAGTCCTTTTCGGAGGGATCTGGTCGATCGAACGGACCCGGGAAATGATCCGGAAACCGTACGTGATCCAGCAGTACATGTATTCGAACCAATTGATAGGCCACGATTTCCCGGCGAAGCAGGTGGTGGCCGAGACGAAGGCGATCAGCGAAAAAGGGATTCTCAAGGTTTCGCCCTACGTGCCGGACGGGTTGAGGGAAGTGACTGAAGGCAACAAGCTGGAAGCGGGCAAGTTGACCGCCCTGATACTCTGCTCCTCTTGCCATACGCTCGACGAATCCGGTATCAGGCCGATGCCGCAGATGATCAGGAGAATGGAGTTCAAGCCGCACGCAGAGGCGGCGACGGAGATCGGCGAGATCGCGGGGTTCATCGACACTCTCGGCGATTATCAGTACATGCCTCCATTCGCGGGGAGCGCGGCGGAGAAGGAAGCATTGGCTGCCTACTTGTATACGATCTCCCGGATCAAGTGA
- a CDS encoding dTDP-4-dehydrorhamnose 3,5-epimerase family protein, whose protein sequence is MIDGVTIKQLKVIPDERGRLMEIMRADDAFFSKFGQVYLTTGYPGVVKAWHYHRVQTDHFCVVKGMMKVVLYDSRDGSPTKGEVNEFFLGEHRPVLLVIPPLVYHGFKAIGTEEALLINIPTETYNYKEPDEFRVDPHKNDIPYSWERKDG, encoded by the coding sequence ATGATCGACGGAGTCACGATCAAGCAGCTCAAGGTGATCCCGGACGAGCGCGGGCGGCTGATGGAAATCATGCGGGCGGACGACGCGTTCTTCAGTAAATTCGGCCAGGTTTATCTCACGACCGGGTACCCCGGGGTCGTAAAAGCCTGGCATTATCACAGGGTCCAGACGGACCACTTTTGCGTCGTCAAGGGGATGATGAAGGTGGTGCTCTACGATTCCCGCGACGGATCACCGACGAAGGGAGAGGTGAACGAGTTCTTCCTGGGGGAGCATCGGCCGGTGCTTCTCGTCATCCCTCCGCTGGTTTACCACGGTTTCAAGGCGATAGGCACGGAGGAGGCGCTCCTCATCAACATCCCCACGGAGACGTACAATTATAAGGAGCCCGACGAATTCCGGGTCGATCCCCACAAGAACGACATACCGTACTCATGGGAGAGGAAAGACGGATGA
- a CDS encoding tRNA (adenine-N1)-methyltransferase translates to MAGRHPRGPLQAGEDIILIDPKGEEHLLTLTPGKPFGTHKGNILHDDIIGKPDGSIVWTARGTAYRVFRPTFNQYILNLKRHAQIIYPKDIGPILLWADIFPGATVIEAGIGWGALTIKLLEAVGPAGRVVSYEIREDFAESGKRTVTRFLGDCQNLEVKVRDIYSGIEEKEVDRIVLDLPEPWRAVEHAVAALVPGGIVLSYLPSTIQVKQMVDRLAEQGSFSEPEVFEVIHRPWHVKGLSVRPVQWMFSHSAFIITSRKIQ, encoded by the coding sequence ATGGCAGGCCGACATCCGAGAGGGCCGTTGCAGGCAGGCGAAGATATCATCCTGATCGATCCGAAAGGCGAGGAGCATCTTCTGACGCTCACTCCGGGAAAACCGTTCGGAACTCATAAGGGAAACATCCTTCACGACGACATAATCGGCAAACCGGACGGAAGCATCGTTTGGACTGCGAGGGGAACCGCATATCGTGTATTCCGCCCCACGTTCAACCAATACATCCTCAACCTCAAGCGCCACGCACAGATTATCTATCCCAAGGATATCGGGCCGATCCTCCTTTGGGCGGACATTTTCCCCGGGGCAACGGTGATCGAAGCCGGTATCGGATGGGGAGCGCTGACGATCAAGTTACTCGAAGCTGTCGGTCCCGCGGGACGAGTCGTCTCTTACGAAATCAGGGAGGATTTCGCGGAGAGCGGGAAAAGGACCGTAACGAGATTTTTGGGAGATTGCCAAAATCTCGAAGTCAAGGTGCGGGACATTTACTCCGGTATCGAGGAAAAGGAGGTGGATCGGATCGTACTCGATCTGCCGGAGCCGTGGCGGGCCGTCGAGCATGCCGTCGCGGCGCTGGTTCCGGGTGGAATCGTGCTGTCCTATCTTCCGTCCACGATCCAGGTGAAGCAGATGGTCGATCGCCTTGCAGAACAGGGATCCTTCAGCGAACCTGAAGTATTCGAAGTGATTCACCGTCCCTGGCACGTCAAAGGCCTGTCTGTCCGACCCGTCCAGTGGATGTTCTCTCACTCGGCCTTCATCATCACAAGCCGGAAAATTCAATAA
- the vanZ gene encoding VanZ family protein: protein MARRRIYLTLLVLWVAFTFMLTSLPNPQVDISLPYLDKIAHFVFYGVMGFLCALWQRESGRRTGAAILAGIVFASIVGAVDEIHQHWIPGRSMDVLDWVSDTAGGGAGALASAFLPLFLPFLLTE, encoded by the coding sequence ATGGCCCGAAGACGAATCTATCTCACATTGCTCGTCCTATGGGTGGCGTTCACGTTCATGCTGACCTCCTTGCCGAATCCGCAAGTGGATATCTCCCTGCCTTACCTGGACAAGATCGCCCACTTCGTTTTTTACGGCGTTATGGGGTTCCTTTGCGCGTTGTGGCAGCGGGAATCCGGCCGCAGGACGGGGGCGGCGATCCTGGCCGGCATTGTTTTCGCGTCTATAGTCGGCGCGGTCGACGAAATCCATCAGCACTGGATCCCGGGGCGATCGATGGACGTTTTGGACTGGGTCTCGGACACCGCGGGCGGCGGCGCGGGCGCCCTCGCTTCGGCTTTCCTTCCCCTCTTCCTTCCCTTTCTGCTTACTGAATAG
- a CDS encoding transposase has translation MSRSPRVDFPGAVHHVYARGIEKRKIFFDDWDRTVFLQRVLSNVPRWKVRCIAWALMENHFHFLVISDGGNLPFFMRCLLTGYSLYFNDRHMRAGHLFQNRYKSRHIIKESHLLAAIRYIHLNPVRSGLVHSIEDLAKYPWTGHEELLSDSAGWMDFETLESLFSDGGRENWKIEYRKFVEFGYTIYSAGNGCIEREKRNLFGEVDNATTRFNDDGKPPEVFCEILRHVSAQTGVPAEIIMDGGRRYCEVNARRELLNMCKKELNFPVVKLARWLGISESSASYLLKTKKSERRSF, from the coding sequence ATGTCAAGAAGCCCAAGGGTCGATTTCCCCGGAGCGGTTCATCACGTTTACGCACGTGGAATCGAGAAGCGAAAAATATTTTTCGATGATTGGGACCGGACGGTTTTCCTACAACGTGTTTTGTCAAACGTACCCAGATGGAAAGTTCGTTGCATTGCTTGGGCTTTGATGGAGAATCATTTTCATTTTCTCGTCATCAGTGATGGTGGAAATCTTCCGTTCTTCATGCGATGTTTGCTGACAGGATATTCCCTATATTTCAATGACAGACACATGCGTGCGGGACATCTTTTTCAAAACCGATACAAATCCCGACACATCATTAAGGAATCCCATTTGCTTGCTGCAATCCGTTATATACATCTGAATCCAGTCAGGTCTGGCCTTGTCCATTCAATTGAGGATCTTGCGAAATATCCATGGACAGGACACGAGGAACTATTGTCTGATTCCGCAGGTTGGATGGATTTCGAAACCTTGGAGAGTTTATTTTCTGATGGAGGCCGGGAAAACTGGAAGATTGAATACCGTAAGTTTGTCGAATTCGGATACACGATATATTCCGCAGGGAATGGTTGTATCGAGAGAGAAAAGCGCAATTTATTCGGAGAGGTCGATAATGCAACTACCCGATTCAATGATGATGGGAAACCCCCGGAAGTATTTTGTGAAATATTGCGTCATGTATCTGCACAAACCGGAGTTCCTGCGGAAATAATCATGGATGGAGGAAGAAGATATTGTGAGGTCAATGCCAGAAGGGAATTGCTTAACATGTGCAAGAAGGAATTGAATTTCCCGGTTGTAAAATTGGCTCGATGGCTTGGAATTTCGGAATCCAGCGCGAGTTATCTTCTAAAAACGAAGAAATCCGAGAGACGAAGTTTTTAA
- a CDS encoding SDR family oxidoreductase: MNYLVTGGAGFIGSNLTEALLAAGHKVRIMDNFLTGKRENIAGYAERFAGSFELFEGDLRDLVATRKACEGTEYILHQGALPSVPRSVADPVLSNSINVEGTVNLLVAARDAGVRRVVFAASSSAYGDTPELPKRESMKPSPKSPYALQKLAGEHYMRIFYEVYGLETVALRYFNVFGPKQDPKSTYAAVIPRFITSVLSGNPPTVYGDGLQTRDFTYVDNVIEANILASKAPASACGKVVNIACGERISLLDILEIIYGLAGRRVTPKFEPSRTGDVRDSLADISLAKDLIGYSPKVGFSVGLSHTFDFFRNFQPPKQGRS; the protein is encoded by the coding sequence ATGAATTATCTCGTAACCGGCGGGGCGGGATTCATCGGGTCCAATCTGACCGAAGCGTTGCTTGCGGCAGGGCACAAGGTCCGGATCATGGACAACTTCCTTACCGGGAAACGTGAAAACATTGCTGGATACGCGGAGAGGTTCGCCGGCTCGTTTGAACTTTTTGAAGGGGATCTGCGTGACCTGGTTGCAACACGCAAGGCGTGCGAGGGGACCGAGTATATCCTGCATCAGGGGGCTCTTCCCTCCGTGCCCCGTTCGGTGGCGGACCCGGTTCTCTCGAACTCGATCAACGTGGAAGGGACGGTCAACCTTCTCGTCGCCGCCAGGGACGCCGGGGTCCGGCGGGTCGTTTTCGCCGCCTCCTCATCCGCTTACGGAGACACTCCCGAACTTCCCAAGCGCGAGTCTATGAAGCCCTCTCCCAAAAGTCCCTACGCCTTGCAGAAACTCGCAGGCGAACATTACATGCGGATCTTCTATGAAGTGTACGGGTTGGAGACGGTGGCGCTGCGTTATTTCAACGTGTTCGGCCCGAAGCAGGATCCGAAATCGACGTACGCTGCCGTCATACCCAGGTTCATCACTTCCGTGCTGTCCGGAAATCCCCCGACGGTTTACGGGGATGGCCTCCAGACACGCGATTTCACGTACGTCGACAACGTTATTGAAGCCAACATTCTTGCAAGCAAAGCACCTGCCTCCGCGTGCGGGAAGGTGGTAAATATCGCCTGCGGAGAGCGGATCTCCCTCCTCGATATCCTCGAGATCATTTACGGGTTGGCGGGCCGGCGTGTCACTCCGAAATTCGAGCCTTCGCGCACTGGAGACGTACGCGATTCCCTCGCCGATATTTCCCTTGCGAAGGACCTGATAGGCTACTCCCCGAAGGTCGGCTTTTCGGTCGGTCTTTCCCATACCTTCGATTTTTTCCGCAATTTCCAACCCCCAAAACAGGGACGTTCTTAA
- a CDS encoding nucleotide sugar dehydrogenase, with protein MTAAIARGNLLSRLKRKNFTAAVIGLGYVGLPLAVEYADAGIQVIGIDVDGVKVRTIRAGKSYIGDIPSESIAAAVEAGLLRATTDFSALAEADTVNICVPTPLRKTKDPDLSYIVNAAEQVVKYLHKDMLIVLESTTYPGTTDEVLVPMFEQKGFKVGRDIFLAFSPERVDPGNAQYTTKNIPKVVGGVTPKCSKMAATLYGGVLQNVHPVSCSSVAEMVKLLENTFRSVNIGLVNEIALMCDRMGIDVWEVIDAAKTKPFGFMPFYPGPGIGGHCIPLDPFYLSWKAKQFGFESRFIELAGVINAQMPHFVVGKVGDALNRFRKSINGAKILVLGVAYKKNISDVRESPALDILQLLMKKGAILSYSDPFVPELNEHGIRMKGEKFSAATLRKADCVVLVTDHEQFDRELIARESKAVVDTRNALKGYTGDNIIKL; from the coding sequence ATGACAGCGGCGATTGCCCGTGGGAACCTGCTTTCACGGCTGAAGAGAAAGAATTTCACGGCGGCGGTGATCGGCCTGGGGTACGTGGGACTGCCCCTCGCGGTGGAGTATGCGGACGCCGGCATTCAGGTGATCGGCATCGACGTGGACGGAGTGAAGGTCCGCACGATACGGGCCGGGAAATCGTACATCGGAGACATCCCGTCCGAATCCATCGCCGCGGCAGTGGAGGCCGGTCTCCTTCGCGCGACCACCGATTTCTCGGCGCTGGCGGAGGCCGACACCGTGAATATCTGCGTTCCCACTCCGCTTCGCAAGACGAAGGACCCCGATCTTTCCTATATCGTCAATGCGGCGGAACAGGTAGTGAAGTACCTCCACAAGGACATGCTCATCGTCCTGGAAAGCACCACCTATCCCGGGACGACCGACGAGGTGCTCGTGCCTATGTTCGAGCAGAAGGGGTTCAAGGTCGGGCGGGACATTTTCCTGGCGTTTTCGCCGGAGCGTGTGGACCCCGGAAACGCCCAGTACACGACGAAGAACATCCCCAAAGTGGTCGGAGGCGTTACGCCGAAGTGCTCGAAGATGGCGGCGACGCTTTACGGCGGCGTGCTTCAGAACGTCCATCCGGTCTCCTGCTCGTCGGTCGCGGAGATGGTCAAGCTGCTGGAGAACACCTTCCGCTCGGTGAATATCGGGCTGGTGAACGAGATCGCGCTCATGTGCGACCGCATGGGGATCGACGTCTGGGAGGTGATCGACGCGGCGAAGACAAAACCGTTCGGGTTCATGCCGTTCTACCCGGGGCCGGGGATAGGCGGCCACTGCATCCCGCTGGACCCGTTCTACCTGTCGTGGAAGGCGAAACAGTTCGGCTTCGAGTCGCGCTTCATCGAGCTGGCGGGAGTGATCAACGCGCAAATGCCGCATTTCGTCGTCGGGAAGGTCGGCGACGCGCTCAACCGGTTCAGGAAATCGATAAACGGGGCGAAGATCCTGGTCCTCGGCGTCGCCTACAAGAAGAACATAAGCGACGTGAGGGAGTCCCCGGCGCTGGACATCCTGCAGCTCCTGATGAAGAAGGGCGCGATCCTTTCCTACAGCGATCCGTTCGTTCCGGAGCTGAACGAGCACGGGATCCGCATGAAGGGAGAGAAGTTTTCGGCCGCCACACTGCGGAAGGCCGATTGCGTGGTGCTGGTGACCGACCATGAACAGTTCGACCGGGAACTGATCGCCCGCGAATCCAAGGCGGTCGTCGACACCCGAAACGCCCTGAAGGGCTACACCGGCGACAACATCATCAAGCTATGA
- a CDS encoding electron transfer flavoprotein subunit beta/FixA family protein: MKIIVAIKPVPNPDEKVKIKPDGSGVVLDNVKMVINPFCEIAVEEGLRIKEKQGGEVVILSVGPKDGEQQIRTALAMGADRAILVETGKGLDSLAVAKFMSKAVELEKPDLVLMGKQAVDDDNNQVGQILAAILSWPQATFASKVELVSDGKKAHVTREVDGGLETIEVPLPAVVTTDLRLNEPRYASLPGIMKAKKKELKVIPGASLGVDAAPKVRVLSLAPPKERAGGRRVADVAELVNKLKNEAKVL; encoded by the coding sequence TTGAAGATTATCGTGGCGATCAAGCCCGTCCCCAACCCGGACGAGAAGGTGAAGATAAAGCCGGACGGCAGCGGGGTCGTCCTGGACAACGTGAAAATGGTGATCAACCCGTTCTGCGAAATCGCTGTCGAGGAAGGGTTGAGGATAAAGGAGAAGCAGGGCGGCGAGGTGGTGATTCTATCCGTCGGGCCGAAGGATGGAGAGCAGCAGATCCGCACGGCGCTTGCTATGGGGGCGGACCGCGCGATACTGGTGGAGACCGGGAAAGGCCTGGATAGCCTGGCAGTCGCCAAGTTCATGTCGAAGGCAGTCGAGCTGGAGAAGCCCGACCTGGTCCTGATGGGAAAGCAGGCGGTCGACGACGACAACAACCAGGTGGGACAGATCCTTGCGGCAATCCTTTCCTGGCCACAGGCGACTTTCGCATCGAAAGTGGAACTCGTGTCGGACGGAAAAAAGGCGCACGTAACTCGGGAGGTGGACGGCGGGCTGGAGACGATCGAGGTTCCGCTGCCAGCAGTCGTGACGACCGACCTGCGGCTGAACGAGCCCCGCTATGCATCTCTCCCCGGGATCATGAAGGCGAAAAAGAAAGAACTTAAGGTTATCCCCGGCGCTTCGCTTGGGGTGGATGCCGCGCCCAAGGTCCGTGTTCTTTCCCTCGCGCCTCCCAAGGAGCGGGCGGGAGGCCGGAGGGTGGCCGATGTCGCCGAGCTGGTGAACAAGCTCAAGAACGAAGCTAAAGTCCTGTGA
- a CDS encoding electron transfer flavoprotein subunit alpha/FixB family protein, whose protein sequence is MADILVVVEHQEGAFKKTTLSTITAAKTYSEMSGGEVDALVLGSGAASVADTVASHGVRKVLIGDGAAFAKYLAVTFAPAVEQVVREKGYGAVFAPASTFGKDFMPRLSGLLDAPLASDIVGLAKEGEKLLVKRPMYAGNAIATVELSGSPLLLTVRQTAFDAAAQSGAKAPVESVSVAADAGGSAFVSRQETKSERPELTEARVVISAGRGIKAQENFKLVEELADLFRGAIGASRAAVDAGWAPNDWQVGQTGKIVAPELYFALGISGAIQHLAGMKDSKVIVAINKDEEAPIFQVADYGLVADLFKAVPELIAEIKKLKSA, encoded by the coding sequence ATGGCGGACATACTGGTTGTCGTGGAGCATCAGGAAGGGGCGTTCAAGAAGACCACCCTGTCGACGATCACGGCGGCGAAGACGTATTCAGAGATGTCGGGAGGAGAAGTGGACGCGCTGGTCCTCGGAAGTGGCGCCGCTTCCGTTGCGGACACGGTGGCCAGCCATGGAGTTCGGAAAGTACTCATCGGCGATGGAGCTGCATTCGCAAAGTACCTGGCTGTGACATTTGCGCCGGCTGTGGAGCAGGTCGTAAGGGAAAAAGGGTACGGCGCAGTCTTCGCCCCGGCTTCCACCTTCGGAAAGGACTTCATGCCGCGCCTGTCGGGGCTGCTCGACGCGCCGCTTGCGAGCGATATCGTCGGGCTTGCGAAGGAAGGGGAGAAACTCCTTGTAAAGCGGCCGATGTACGCCGGAAACGCGATCGCGACGGTGGAACTTTCCGGCTCCCCGCTGCTCTTAACGGTTAGGCAGACGGCGTTCGACGCGGCTGCTCAGAGCGGCGCAAAGGCGCCGGTCGAATCGGTGAGCGTGGCGGCGGACGCGGGCGGCAGCGCCTTCGTCTCGCGGCAGGAGACGAAATCCGAGCGTCCGGAGCTCACCGAAGCGCGGGTCGTCATCTCCGCGGGGCGCGGCATCAAGGCCCAGGAGAATTTCAAACTGGTAGAAGAGCTCGCCGACCTGTTCCGCGGTGCGATCGGGGCATCGCGCGCGGCGGTGGACGCCGGGTGGGCCCCCAACGACTGGCAGGTGGGACAGACGGGTAAGATCGTCGCCCCGGAACTCTACTTCGCGCTCGGGATCTCCGGCGCCATCCAGCACCTTGCCGGAATGAAGGACTCCAAGGTGATCGTCGCCATCAACAAGGACGAGGAGGCGCCGATCTTCCAGGTGGCGGACTACGGTCTGGTGGCCGACCTGTTCAAGGCGGTGCCCGAGTTGATCGCTGAGATCAAAAAGCTGAAATCCGCGTAG